The DNA window CGGTGTCCGCGACGGTGACGGTCGAGGTGTCGTCGTCCGCGGAGACGGTCAGCACGACGCGCCCACCCCGCGGGGTGTACTTCACCGCGTTCGAGAGCAGGTTGTCGAGGACCTGACGCAGCCTCGACCCGTCGCCCTCCAATTCGACGTGCGGTGGGACCTCGGCGCGGACGGCGACCCCGGCCTCCGAGGCGCGCGGCAGGATCGCCGCCACGCTCTCCCTGGCGATGTCGCCGAGGTCGGTGAGCGCGATGCGTACCCGCATCTCCGCATCACCGGCCGCGAGGAGGTCGCCGATGATCGCGTACAGCTGCTCGGCGTTGCGCTGGATCGTCGCGACCTCGCGCTCGAGGCCGAGTCCCTTGAGGTCGTGCCCCTCGGTGAGGAGGTCGAGGTAGCCGATGATCGAGGTCAGCGGGGTGCGGAGCTCGTGGGAGACGTCGATGAGGAACGCCTCCCGCAACGCCACCGCGTTGGCGAGGTCGGTGACGTCGTGACCGACGGTGATCGTCCCGATGAAGGTGCCGTCCTCGGTGTGCACCTGTCGCGCGTTCCCGATGATGGCGCGCTGGTCGCCCGGTTCGCCCACCCAGTAGAGCTCGCCGCGGAAGCTCTCCCCGCGCAGCGCCCGGTTGATGACCTGCTGTTCGGGCCGGAGCTTCGTCGTCCGATCCGCCCCGTACACGTGGACGCCAGACCGGGTCTTCGGGTCGAACCCCGCCAGCGCGGCCTGTTCGTACGTCGCCTGGTTGCGGAGCGCGGCCGAACCGTCGGGGCGGAAGAAGACCACGGCGGCGTCGACGGACTCCGAGACCGTCGTCGCGACCGCCGCCGCCTCGGTCGCCGCGGCGAGCGCGATCCGGGCGCGCCCCTCATGGGCGCGGAGCTGCCGTGCGGCCAGATGCACCGTGACGGTCATGATGAGGACGAGCGCCGGCAGGATGCAGAGCGCACCCCAGCCGCCGGGCGTCGTCGGCCAGGATCCGGCACGCGCGACGGGGACGAGGGAGACGAAGATCGCCCCGAACACCGGTACGGGCAGGGCGGAGACCCCGAACCCGCCGGCCAGCCAGAGGACGGGGATCACCAGCAGGAGACCGGACGTCGGCAGGTTCGGCAGGGTGTCGCGGAAGAACGCCACGGCGAGCATGTCGATGGTCGGCACGAGCACGAGCAGGCCGCGGAGGGCGCCCGCCGGCGGCACGGCGAAGAGCAGGGAGGTCGCTGCGGCCGTGAGGGAGAGCCCGATGAGGAAGTCGGGTGCCAGGAGCGTCCACGTCGAGGTCAGGCCGATGTAGACCCCGAGCATCACGATCGAGGTGATGAACGCGAACTGCGCGCCGGCGAAGAGGTGGTTCGTCCGGGGCAGGGGCGCGGCGGCCGCAGCGGGGACGGTGATGCCGACGGCCGGCGTCGCGGAAGGACGGGCGGCATCC is part of the Plantibacter sp. Leaf314 genome and encodes:
- a CDS encoding cell wall metabolism sensor histidine kinase WalK; its protein translation is MAQRQPQDPRFRERAGAQPRPVQAHAARPGPARPQPSQPAAARPDAARPSATPAVGITVPAAAAAPLPRTNHLFAGAQFAFITSIVMLGVYIGLTSTWTLLAPDFLIGLSLTAAATSLLFAVPPAGALRGLLVLVPTIDMLAVAFFRDTLPNLPTSGLLLVIPVLWLAGGFGVSALPVPVFGAIFVSLVPVARAGSWPTTPGGWGALCILPALVLIMTVTVHLAARQLRAHEGRARIALAAATEAAAVATTVSESVDAAVVFFRPDGSAALRNQATYEQAALAGFDPKTRSGVHVYGADRTTKLRPEQQVINRALRGESFRGELYWVGEPGDQRAIIGNARQVHTEDGTFIGTITVGHDVTDLANAVALREAFLIDVSHELRTPLTSIIGYLDLLTEGHDLKGLGLEREVATIQRNAEQLYAIIGDLLAAGDAEMRVRIALTDLGDIARESVAAILPRASEAGVAVRAEVPPHVELEGDGSRLRQVLDNLLSNAVKYTPRGGRVVLTVSADDDTSTVTVADTGIGISPDDQRQLFDRFFRAREVRDEAQPGVGLGLSIVKSITEAHHGWITVSSRPGRGSTFTVTLPLRQPRAGTPATA